The following coding sequences lie in one Peribacillus frigoritolerans genomic window:
- a CDS encoding phytoene/squalene synthase family protein translates to MTDKSALHTKAMDFLLKTSRTFFIPISYLPKGLQEAIGAAYLCMRAIDEIEDHPGLPADSKVSLLQALSELDADFREEDLQSLFEPYKDDLPEVTLFLSDWIEFCPPGAKSKVLESTKEMAEGMAKWVTKDWQIHNEEELDDYTYYVAGLVGVMLSDMWNWYDGTKTDRELAIAFGRGLQTVNILRNREEDAERGVNFYPDGWGFDEMLAHTERNLALADAYIGEIETKEIIQFCKIPLELAKATLKALKEGKEKIDRATVTEIVSQVVEH, encoded by the coding sequence ATGACTGACAAAAGTGCCCTACATACTAAAGCAATGGATTTTCTCCTAAAAACAAGCCGGACTTTTTTCATTCCGATCAGCTATCTTCCAAAGGGATTACAAGAGGCCATTGGAGCTGCATACCTTTGCATGCGCGCCATCGATGAGATCGAGGACCACCCAGGTCTTCCAGCAGATAGTAAGGTTTCCCTGTTACAGGCTCTTAGTGAGCTTGATGCGGATTTCAGGGAAGAAGATCTTCAATCATTATTTGAACCATATAAGGATGATCTGCCCGAGGTGACCCTGTTTCTTTCGGACTGGATTGAATTTTGTCCTCCCGGTGCAAAATCCAAAGTCTTGGAGTCGACAAAGGAAATGGCCGAAGGCATGGCAAAATGGGTTACTAAGGACTGGCAAATCCATAATGAAGAGGAACTCGATGATTACACATATTATGTTGCAGGTTTAGTGGGGGTCATGCTGTCCGATATGTGGAACTGGTACGATGGAACCAAAACCGACCGTGAACTTGCCATCGCATTTGGCCGTGGACTCCAAACGGTCAATATCCTGCGTAACCGTGAGGAAGATGCCGAACGTGGTGTGAACTTTTATCCGGATGGCTGGGGTTTCGACGAGATGCTTGCGCATACGGAGCGTAATCTTGCATTAGCCGATGCGTACATCGGAGAGATTGAAACGAAAGAGATCATCCAATTCTGTAAAATACCCTTGGAATTGGCAAAAGCCACATTGAAAGCCCTAAAAGAAGGCAAAGAAAAAATTGATCGTGCTACAGTTACCGAAATTGTCAGCCAGGTCGTCGAACACTGA
- the rnz gene encoding ribonuclease Z — MDFVLLGTGAGVPAKARNVTSIALQLLEERGTVWLFDCGEATQHQILKTAVKPRKVEKIFITHLHGDHIFGLPGFLSSRSFQGGVDKLTVYGPQGIDAFIMTSLQVSGTHLKYPLEIIEIEEGEVFEDEQFTVTAMSLDHGIYSIGYRIVEKDRPGSLLVDRLRSEGVKPGPLFKALKNGQTVCLDDGRVLNGKDYISAPQKGRIITILGDTRMCSNALILAESADYLVHEATFSAEEAEMASAYYHSTTVQAAETALKAGAKHLILTHISSRYTPEDAERLKEESKAIFANTIMGEDLMAIKIPLYSEESGS, encoded by the coding sequence GTGGATTTCGTTTTATTGGGTACAGGCGCTGGCGTTCCGGCTAAAGCGCGTAATGTGACATCAATCGCCCTTCAATTATTGGAAGAACGTGGGACGGTTTGGTTATTCGATTGTGGGGAAGCAACACAGCATCAAATATTAAAAACGGCGGTCAAACCGCGAAAGGTTGAAAAGATCTTCATCACCCATTTACATGGTGACCACATCTTCGGACTACCTGGATTTTTAAGCAGCAGATCTTTTCAGGGCGGAGTGGATAAATTGACCGTATATGGTCCACAAGGCATAGATGCATTTATTATGACGAGCTTACAGGTGAGTGGAACTCATTTAAAATATCCCTTGGAAATCATCGAAATAGAAGAAGGCGAAGTGTTTGAGGACGAACAATTCACAGTGACGGCAATGTCGCTTGATCATGGCATTTACAGCATCGGTTACCGGATTGTGGAAAAAGATCGTCCGGGAAGCTTACTGGTCGACCGGCTGCGGTCTGAAGGTGTGAAGCCGGGGCCTCTTTTTAAAGCATTGAAAAATGGACAAACGGTCTGTCTCGATGATGGCCGTGTCTTAAATGGGAAGGACTATATCAGTGCTCCGCAAAAAGGCCGGATCATCACGATTCTTGGTGATACAAGAATGTGCAGCAATGCGCTCATTCTTGCTGAATCGGCGGATTACCTTGTTCATGAAGCTACATTTTCAGCGGAAGAAGCGGAAATGGCATCAGCCTATTATCATTCGACCACCGTTCAGGCTGCAGAAACGGCTTTGAAAGCGGGAGCTAAGCATCTAATCCTTACGCATATCAGCTCACGGTATACTCCGGAGGATGCTGAGAGGCTAAAAGAGGAAAGCAAAGCGATCTTTGCAAACACGATTATGGGTGAAGATCTTATGGCCATTAAAATTCCTTTGTATTCAGAGGAATCGGGCAGCTGA
- a CDS encoding DUF3221 domain-containing protein, with translation MKRIVNLYISIFVAFILGSCQSPDWNMDEAIDKGEEGFITDLDDKRILIKETYYKVTTDTSIQDQHGNALDYSDLEIGMKVKPWHRGGVKKSFPGKAEAELILVLTDEKSLAEQRAVTAALDHVSKAESQRFMVLEVVHLPSEHVYNIEMMNRSNLDSSFMVTVEDLTDEILYIK, from the coding sequence ATGAAGAGGATTGTAAATCTTTATATATCCATTTTCGTTGCCTTTATTCTGGGTAGCTGTCAATCCCCTGATTGGAACATGGATGAAGCCATCGATAAGGGGGAAGAAGGTTTCATTACGGATCTTGACGATAAAAGGATTTTGATTAAAGAGACGTATTATAAGGTGACCACTGATACATCCATTCAAGATCAACATGGTAACGCTCTCGATTATTCCGACCTGGAAATCGGGATGAAAGTGAAACCATGGCACCGGGGCGGGGTGAAGAAATCATTTCCTGGGAAAGCGGAAGCGGAACTGATTCTTGTTTTGACGGATGAAAAAAGCTTGGCCGAACAAAGGGCGGTCACTGCTGCCCTCGATCATGTCAGCAAAGCGGAAAGTCAGCGATTCATGGTTCTCGAAGTCGTCCATTTACCCTCAGAGCATGTTTATAATATCGAAATGATGAACCGTTCCAACTTGGACTCTTCATTCATGGTGACAGTAGAGGATTTAACGGATGAAATATTATATATAAAATAA
- a CDS encoding ABC transporter permease, whose product MFSALFNSFESGMIYAIMALGVYLTFRILDFPDMTVEGSFVTGASVAAIMIVNGYSPIVATLSAMVAGFIAGTITGFLHTKGKINPLLAGILMMIALYSINLRIMGASNIPLLSQTTIITNIQDAWAGTGLDNLLNGLLSFVGLGDSLPKTWAILIVMLIVAVVIQAAMSAFLKTEIGLALRATGDNEAMVKSFSAHTGNMKILGLAIGNAFVAFSGSLVAQYNGFSDIGMGIGIIVIGLASVIIGEALFGAKTIARATLAVIGGAIIYRIVVTLALRVEFLETGDVKLITALIVVGALVIPKISDKQKEKTRKKRRLKEIQMRHDGTLPKGREEYASVKSDL is encoded by the coding sequence ATGTTCTCAGCCTTATTCAACTCTTTTGAGTCGGGAATGATTTATGCAATCATGGCACTTGGTGTCTATTTAACATTCAGGATTCTCGACTTCCCGGATATGACTGTGGAAGGCAGTTTTGTGACAGGGGCCTCTGTTGCCGCGATTATGATCGTTAACGGTTACTCGCCGATCGTTGCCACGTTGAGTGCCATGGTGGCAGGGTTCATCGCTGGGACGATAACGGGGTTCCTGCATACGAAAGGGAAAATCAATCCTCTCTTGGCAGGTATCTTAATGATGATTGCGCTTTACTCGATCAATTTGCGGATCATGGGTGCATCCAACATTCCGTTGCTTTCCCAAACAACCATTATCACGAATATCCAGGATGCCTGGGCTGGCACCGGGCTGGACAATTTGTTGAATGGTCTTTTATCATTCGTGGGTCTCGGTGACAGTCTGCCAAAAACGTGGGCCATATTAATCGTTATGCTGATTGTGGCTGTAGTCATCCAGGCGGCAATGTCAGCTTTTTTAAAAACGGAAATTGGTCTTGCCTTACGGGCGACTGGTGATAATGAAGCCATGGTCAAGAGTTTTTCCGCCCATACCGGCAACATGAAGATCCTTGGACTTGCAATCGGAAATGCATTTGTGGCTTTTTCGGGCTCCTTGGTTGCCCAATATAACGGTTTTAGCGATATAGGCATGGGGATTGGAATCATTGTCATCGGATTGGCATCCGTCATAATCGGTGAGGCTCTATTTGGTGCAAAAACGATTGCACGTGCTACGCTGGCGGTCATTGGAGGGGCGATCATTTACCGAATCGTCGTAACCTTGGCACTTCGCGTTGAATTCCTTGAAACCGGAGATGTTAAATTAATTACGGCACTTATTGTGGTCGGGGCACTTGTCATTCCAAAAATTTCCGATAAACAAAAGGAAAAAACCCGGAAGAAAAGGCGGCTTAAAGAAATACAGATGCGTCATGATGGCACTTTACCGAAAGGGAGGGAAGAATATGCTTCGGTTAAATCAGATTTATAA
- a CDS encoding ABC transporter ATP-binding protein, with protein sequence MLRLNQIYKVFNEGTPDEKLALGNLELQMTKGEFVTVIGSNGAGKSTLMNMISGKILPDAGEVIIDGENVSAIEEHARAKMIGRVFQDPMLGTAPHMTIEENMAIAYGRTNKRGLGFGVTKKRKELFKECLGTLHLGLENRMTAKVGLLSGGERQALSLLMATFTDPKILLLDEHTAALDPSRAELVTNLTKEIVEKNQLTTLMVTHNMQQAIDLGNSLIMMDKGQIIFEARGAEKQKLTVEKLLNEFQRIKGEKMLNDRAVLI encoded by the coding sequence ATGCTTCGGTTAAATCAGATTTATAAAGTGTTCAATGAGGGAACACCAGATGAAAAGCTAGCCCTTGGAAATCTGGAACTGCAGATGACAAAAGGTGAATTTGTAACAGTCATCGGAAGTAATGGAGCAGGTAAATCGACTTTGATGAATATGATTTCCGGTAAGATTCTCCCTGATGCCGGTGAAGTCATCATTGATGGTGAAAACGTATCGGCCATTGAAGAACATGCCCGTGCAAAAATGATTGGCCGCGTTTTTCAGGATCCCATGCTGGGTACGGCACCGCATATGACGATTGAAGAAAATATGGCAATTGCCTATGGCAGAACCAATAAAAGAGGTTTAGGTTTTGGGGTGACAAAAAAACGGAAAGAACTTTTTAAAGAATGTTTGGGCACCCTACATTTGGGCTTGGAAAACCGGATGACTGCAAAAGTGGGATTATTGTCAGGAGGGGAGCGTCAGGCACTATCATTGCTGATGGCGACCTTCACCGATCCTAAAATCCTGCTTCTTGATGAACATACAGCAGCACTTGATCCTTCACGGGCAGAGCTCGTTACAAACCTTACGAAGGAAATCGTCGAAAAGAACCAGTTAACGACGTTGATGGTGACTCATAATATGCAGCAGGCAATCGATCTTGGAAATTCCTTGATTATGATGGATAAGGGACAAATCATTTTTGAAGCCAGAGGCGCTGAAAAGCAGAAGCTAACCGTCGAAAAACTGCTTAACGAATTCCAGCGCATCAAAGGCGAAAAAATGCTCAATGACCGTGCAGTATTGATTTAA
- the zwf gene encoding glucose-6-phosphate dehydrogenase — MTENNKPTALIMIFGATGDLAKRKLFPSIYRLFQKEKINKFAVVGVARRPLTNEEFQTSVKDSILTFGHAEEKVDEFISHFHYHSHDVSSSESYLQLKDIAEQLNGQYQLEGNRIFYLAMAPEFFGTIAEQIKAQGLSDTDGYKRLVIEKPFGHSFETAQKLNEQIRTAFAEDEIYRIDHYLGKEMVQNIEVIRFSNALFEPLWNNRYISNIQVTSSETLGVEERGRYYETSGALRDMVQNHLLQMVALLAMEPPIALTTEEIRSEKVRALRSLRPMKVDEVNQYFVRGQYGEGTIDGQTLPAYRNEHNVNPESNTETYVAGKLMIDNFRWAGVPFYIRTGKRMDVKSTNIVVQFKDIPMNLYYKTEETLNPNLLVINIQPDEGITLYLNVKKSGTTSNTKPMKLTVSNKGIEHINSPEAYEKLLFDSMRGDATNFTHWDEVALSWKFVDTISNAWENNKDESFPNYEAGSTGPLASDELLEEDGHIWWQVKKNEK, encoded by the coding sequence ATGACAGAAAACAATAAACCCACAGCATTGATCATGATTTTTGGTGCTACCGGAGATTTAGCGAAAAGAAAATTGTTCCCTTCCATATATCGACTATTTCAAAAAGAGAAAATCAATAAGTTCGCCGTTGTTGGAGTGGCAAGGAGACCATTGACGAACGAGGAGTTTCAAACAAGTGTCAAGGACTCGATACTTACGTTCGGACATGCGGAAGAAAAGGTCGACGAATTCATTTCCCATTTCCATTATCACTCCCACGACGTTTCCAGCTCGGAATCATACCTGCAGTTAAAAGACATTGCCGAACAATTAAACGGACAATATCAATTAGAAGGAAACCGGATCTTCTATTTGGCGATGGCGCCTGAGTTTTTCGGAACGATTGCCGAACAGATTAAAGCACAAGGCCTGAGTGACACGGATGGATATAAGCGTCTGGTCATAGAAAAGCCATTTGGACACAGTTTCGAAACAGCACAAAAATTGAATGAGCAGATTCGAACTGCATTCGCTGAAGATGAAATCTACCGTATCGATCATTATTTAGGTAAGGAAATGGTACAAAATATTGAGGTCATCCGTTTTTCCAATGCCCTATTCGAGCCGCTTTGGAATAACAGATATATATCCAACATTCAGGTTACTTCAAGCGAAACACTTGGCGTTGAAGAACGCGGGCGTTATTATGAAACCAGCGGTGCCCTAAGGGATATGGTCCAAAACCACCTGCTGCAAATGGTGGCCTTGCTTGCCATGGAACCCCCGATCGCTTTGACGACAGAAGAGATTCGAAGCGAAAAAGTGCGGGCATTGCGTTCACTTCGACCAATGAAAGTGGACGAAGTCAATCAATACTTCGTCCGTGGCCAGTATGGTGAAGGAACGATAGACGGTCAAACACTTCCGGCCTACCGCAATGAACATAACGTAAATCCGGAATCCAACACAGAGACCTATGTTGCGGGTAAATTGATGATTGATAACTTCCGATGGGCCGGTGTTCCTTTTTATATCCGCACCGGTAAGAGAATGGATGTCAAATCAACGAATATCGTTGTTCAATTCAAAGATATCCCAATGAACCTGTATTATAAAACGGAAGAAACACTGAACCCGAATCTTCTCGTTATCAATATCCAGCCTGACGAAGGTATCACATTGTACCTAAATGTGAAGAAATCCGGGACGACATCCAATACAAAGCCAATGAAGCTGACCGTCTCGAACAAAGGGATCGAACACATCAATTCTCCCGAGGCATATGAAAAGCTATTGTTTGACAGCATGCGCGGGGATGCTACAAACTTTACGCACTGGGACGAGGTTGCCCTCTCATGGAAGTTCGTCGATACCATTTCCAATGCATGGGAAAACAATAAAGACGAGTCTTTCCCTAACTATGAAGCTGGATCCACAGGTCCACTTGCATCCGATGAACTCCTGGAAGAAGATGGACATATTTGGTGGCAAGTCAAGAAAAACGAAAAATAA
- a CDS encoding MBL fold metallo-hydrolase, with protein MANWNGDIAKISLPTPFAVGDVNVYVVKGDALTLIDTGVKTKRSKEALTNGLGDLGLKLTDIEQIILTHHHPDHAGALDFFEKEIPVYGHKNNQRWLTISDEFLETHNRFFLDYATKFGVAEELKNKLIHNRDEISFLSERKLHGYLAEGDELPGLPGWKVIETPGHAQSHLSFYRESDGVMIVGDHLLAKISPNPLMEPPLLPGGMRPRPLLQYNASLQKLLDFSISTVYSGHGSEVDGDAVADLIHYRFERQHNRAMQVKSMLQDKPLSVFEVCQQLFPKVYLQEVGLTLSETVGQLDYLEDLGEVETEIQSGVILYSIA; from the coding sequence ATGGCGAATTGGAATGGAGATATTGCAAAAATTTCTTTGCCCACGCCGTTTGCAGTGGGTGATGTGAATGTTTATGTAGTTAAAGGGGATGCTTTAACGCTAATCGATACTGGAGTGAAAACAAAACGATCAAAGGAAGCCCTGACTAATGGGCTTGGGGATTTGGGTCTGAAACTGACTGATATCGAACAAATCATTTTAACCCATCATCATCCTGATCATGCTGGTGCACTCGATTTCTTTGAAAAAGAGATCCCGGTTTATGGACACAAAAACAATCAGCGCTGGCTGACTATCAGTGATGAATTCCTTGAAACCCATAATCGTTTTTTCCTTGATTATGCCACTAAGTTCGGAGTGGCAGAAGAGCTGAAAAATAAACTGATCCATAACCGTGACGAAATCAGTTTCCTTAGTGAACGGAAGCTGCATGGATATTTGGCTGAGGGAGATGAGCTCCCTGGTCTTCCAGGCTGGAAAGTGATCGAGACTCCAGGGCATGCGCAAAGCCATTTATCCTTTTACCGGGAAAGTGACGGGGTCATGATCGTTGGCGATCATTTGCTTGCCAAGATTTCACCTAATCCATTAATGGAACCACCTTTACTTCCCGGAGGCATGAGGCCTCGTCCGTTACTGCAGTATAATGCATCACTTCAAAAATTATTGGATTTTTCCATATCCACCGTTTACTCCGGACATGGATCTGAAGTGGATGGAGATGCGGTTGCCGACTTGATTCACTATAGATTTGAGCGGCAGCATAACCGTGCCATGCAGGTGAAAAGCATGCTTCAAGATAAGCCTTTATCGGTCTTTGAAGTATGTCAGCAGCTGTTTCCGAAAGTATACCTTCAGGAAGTGGGCCTGACCCTTTCGGAAACGGTCGGTCAGCTGGACTATTTAGAAGACTTGGGTGAAGTCGAAACAGAAATCCAATCTGGGGTCATTCTGTATTCAATCGCTTAA
- a CDS encoding MerR family transcriptional regulator, translating to MNTSAVARLLNVSHSTIQRWVTQLNMEVERNQLGHYQFSDEDIALLRKIQDQLNEGIILQKVSISEKKLRKATIQKHSEPNKEHDQLLERIIRLENGLKTKADDVVSYQLLQHRSEMEEMHKLVKRLEARIEALEKPIGQNFDYFLAAEEAAATKKTKKRPFIKMIFGNRKNDSSSWSTADSD from the coding sequence ATGAATACAAGTGCAGTTGCCCGGTTACTGAATGTTTCCCATAGTACGATTCAACGCTGGGTCACCCAATTGAACATGGAAGTAGAACGGAATCAGCTTGGCCACTACCAGTTTTCGGATGAAGACATTGCATTATTGAGAAAAATCCAAGATCAGCTGAACGAGGGCATCATTCTCCAAAAGGTCAGCATCTCAGAGAAGAAGCTTAGAAAAGCAACCATCCAGAAACACTCCGAACCGAATAAAGAACATGATCAACTGCTAGAACGCATCATCCGGCTTGAAAATGGACTGAAAACAAAAGCGGACGATGTTGTATCCTATCAGCTTTTACAGCACAGAAGTGAAATGGAAGAAATGCATAAACTCGTTAAGAGGCTCGAAGCCCGTATCGAAGCGTTAGAAAAACCAATAGGTCAAAACTTTGATTATTTCCTCGCGGCTGAAGAAGCTGCTGCCACTAAAAAGACGAAGAAAAGGCCATTCATAAAAATGATTTTTGGAAACAGAAAGAACGATAGTTCATCATGGAGCACAGCCGACAGCGATTGA
- a CDS encoding SDR family NAD(P)-dependent oxidoreductase, translating into MNKLQGKVIVITGASGGIGKEVAIQSAKQGGRLVLLARSMDKLLQLRNELITQYGIDVYAYKLDVADTDQVTNVFNDIHAQIGEVDVLVNNAGFGTFKEAQDTELNETKAMFAVNVIGLMACTKLVLPYMKQRKSGHIINIASQAGKIATPKSTLYSSTKFAVLGYSNALRLELMEDHVFVTTVNPGPIETNFFNIADESGTYLKNVEKFMLKPEDVAAKIVAAMLTNKREINLPGWMNLAGKWYNMFPKITETLGKKAFFKK; encoded by the coding sequence TTGAATAAGTTGCAAGGCAAAGTTATTGTTATTACCGGAGCTTCCGGAGGGATTGGCAAGGAAGTTGCCATTCAAAGTGCAAAGCAGGGGGGCCGTCTCGTCCTCTTGGCCAGAAGCATGGATAAATTACTACAGCTAAGGAATGAACTGATCACCCAATATGGGATTGATGTATATGCCTATAAGCTTGATGTGGCAGACACTGATCAGGTGACAAATGTTTTTAATGACATCCATGCGCAAATAGGTGAAGTGGATGTGTTGGTCAACAATGCCGGTTTCGGCACGTTTAAAGAAGCGCAGGATACGGAATTAAATGAAACGAAAGCAATGTTTGCTGTCAACGTCATTGGATTGATGGCCTGCACAAAGCTGGTTCTTCCGTATATGAAGCAGAGAAAATCGGGACATATCATCAATATCGCTTCACAGGCCGGTAAAATCGCCACTCCTAAATCAACATTGTACTCTTCGACCAAGTTCGCGGTTCTTGGCTATTCAAACGCACTTCGGCTCGAGCTGATGGAAGATCATGTTTTTGTGACCACCGTCAATCCTGGCCCCATAGAAACGAATTTCTTTAACATTGCGGATGAATCAGGTACATACTTAAAGAATGTTGAAAAATTCATGCTTAAGCCTGAAGATGTCGCTGCTAAAATCGTAGCGGCGATGCTGACCAATAAGAGGGAAATCAATCTTCCTGGCTGGATGAATTTAGCTGGGAAATGGTATAACATGTTTCCAAAGATCACCGAAACATTAGGAAAAAAAGCATTTTTTAAAAAGTAA
- the proC gene encoding pyrroline-5-carboxylate reductase → MKKIAFIGAGSMAEAIISGLVTQQVIEPANIFVTNKSNDDRFDYLKNQYGVTATRSLQLLVQDANLVVLAVKPKDILETMQSIKEYIREEMLFISVVAGVHTTSLEGIANKRFSIVRAMPNTSAAVGKSATALAANCHTKEAQLQTAITLFETVGTVAVVDETQLDAVTGLSGSGPAYIYYLVEALEKSAEKIGLDSETAKQLILQTLMGAADMLQKSPKTPAVLRKEVTSPGGTTEAGLKALQAHQVEEAFIACVQEATEQSKRMGNQISKELAKYVVSQ, encoded by the coding sequence ATGAAAAAAATCGCGTTTATCGGAGCTGGATCGATGGCAGAAGCAATCATTTCGGGGCTGGTGACCCAACAGGTAATTGAGCCAGCAAATATTTTTGTAACAAATAAATCAAATGATGATCGGTTCGATTATTTAAAGAACCAATATGGTGTAACTGCCACAAGATCGCTGCAGCTATTAGTACAGGATGCAAACCTTGTCGTACTGGCGGTGAAACCGAAAGATATTTTAGAAACGATGCAATCAATAAAAGAATATATTCGTGAAGAAATGCTGTTCATTTCCGTTGTTGCCGGGGTTCATACAACAAGCTTGGAAGGTATCGCCAACAAGCGGTTCTCGATCGTCCGTGCAATGCCTAATACATCGGCAGCTGTAGGAAAATCAGCAACGGCCCTTGCGGCTAACTGTCATACGAAAGAAGCACAATTACAAACGGCGATTACCCTTTTTGAAACGGTAGGTACAGTGGCAGTTGTCGACGAAACCCAGCTAGATGCGGTAACAGGCTTATCAGGCAGCGGTCCGGCTTATATTTATTACTTGGTCGAGGCATTGGAAAAATCAGCAGAAAAAATAGGTCTCGATTCCGAAACCGCTAAGCAATTGATTCTCCAGACACTGATGGGTGCAGCCGATATGTTACAGAAATCACCTAAAACGCCTGCTGTACTAAGAAAGGAAGTAACTTCACCAGGCGGAACGACAGAAGCAGGTCTGAAAGCACTTCAGGCTCATCAAGTGGAAGAAGCATTCATTGCCTGTGTACAAGAAGCGACTGAGCAATCGAAGCGAATGGGCAATCAAATAAGTAAAGAACTAGCCAAATATGTAGTTTCGCAGTAA
- a CDS encoding ABC transporter substrate-binding protein translates to MKKKLYSTAAMTLVAGLLLAGCGNDKEKDTAKDESGKDTFNIGVTQIVQHDSLDQAYEGFQAALKDSDINAKYDLQIAQGDQNNSQTIANNFVGDKVDLIFANSTPSALSALNATKDIPIVFTSVTDPVAGELVTSLEKPGGNVTGTTDSHPEAIAKSMKFLAEELGAKTIGTVYNTGEQNSVVQIKNVKAEAKKAGLKVVEASVSTSADVKQATESLIGKADAFYIITDNTVVSALESVISVANDQDIPLFVGELDSVNAGGFAAYGFSYYDIGYEAGQKAVEILKDGKKPGDIPVQYPQKLKLVINEKAAKDMGVEIKEEWKADAEFVK, encoded by the coding sequence ATGAAAAAGAAATTATATTCAACTGCAGCCATGACATTGGTCGCAGGTTTATTATTGGCTGGGTGTGGAAATGACAAGGAAAAAGATACGGCAAAGGATGAAAGCGGAAAGGATACCTTCAACATTGGGGTAACGCAAATCGTTCAGCATGATTCCCTGGATCAAGCATATGAAGGATTCCAGGCGGCACTGAAGGACAGTGACATCAATGCCAAATATGATCTTCAAATTGCACAGGGTGACCAAAACAACAGTCAGACGATTGCCAATAACTTCGTTGGGGATAAAGTGGATCTGATATTTGCGAATTCTACTCCTAGTGCTCTAAGTGCTTTAAATGCGACCAAGGATATCCCGATCGTCTTTACATCGGTTACCGATCCTGTAGCGGGGGAGCTTGTTACTTCTTTGGAAAAACCAGGCGGAAATGTGACGGGTACGACGGACTCCCATCCTGAAGCGATTGCAAAGTCAATGAAATTCCTAGCGGAAGAGCTTGGGGCGAAGACAATTGGAACTGTCTATAATACAGGGGAGCAAAATTCAGTCGTCCAAATAAAGAATGTGAAAGCGGAAGCGAAAAAAGCTGGTTTGAAAGTCGTGGAAGCCTCCGTCTCGACTTCAGCGGATGTTAAACAGGCAACGGAATCTTTAATCGGAAAAGCGGATGCTTTCTATATCATTACTGATAATACAGTTGTCTCGGCACTGGAATCGGTCATTTCCGTGGCAAATGATCAAGATATCCCCTTGTTTGTCGGCGAGCTTGATTCCGTGAATGCTGGCGGTTTTGCAGCATATGGCTTCAGTTACTATGATATTGGTTATGAAGCGGGGCAGAAAGCGGTTGAAATCCTCAAGGATGGTAAAAAACCAGGAGATATCCCGGTTCAATATCCACAAAAACTGAAATTGGTCATCAATGAAAAAGCAGCAAAAGATATGGGTGTTGAAATAAAAGAAGAATGGAAAGCAGATGCTGAGTTTGTAAAATAA
- a CDS encoding VOC family protein: protein MNRINIITLGVRDIAESLRFYRDGLGFHTTVKEDEPAIVFFNNAGTKLALYPIEELAKDINEKEPPKKNGFPGLTLAYNAKSIEEVDDMINKAEKAGGTIEKSPQDVFWGGYSGYFSDPDGYYWEVAYSKDWSFDENDMLIIK, encoded by the coding sequence ATGAACAGGATCAACATTATAACTTTAGGTGTCAGGGATATTGCTGAATCATTAAGGTTTTACCGGGACGGGTTGGGATTTCATACAACGGTTAAAGAGGACGAACCCGCAATCGTTTTTTTTAATAATGCCGGAACGAAGCTTGCTTTGTATCCTATAGAGGAGCTAGCAAAAGACATCAATGAGAAAGAACCGCCTAAGAAAAATGGTTTCCCGGGTCTTACGCTTGCTTATAATGCTAAATCAATTGAAGAAGTGGATGATATGATCAACAAAGCTGAAAAGGCAGGGGGAACAATCGAGAAATCACCTCAGGATGTTTTTTGGGGAGGGTACAGCGGATATTTTTCAGACCCCGATGGTTACTATTGGGAGGTTGCCTATTCGAAGGATTGGAGTTTTGATGAAAATGATATGCTGATTATAAAGTAA